One window of Microcoleus vaginatus PCC 9802 genomic DNA carries:
- the pstC gene encoding phosphate ABC transporter permease subunit PstC, whose translation MISDNNSAQPQSRSRSGAEKSLDQGFIWLTRILGIGVGVILLVIALTVGYRALPAIQQYGLGFLFGSSWNPVKEEYGALPMIYGTIVSSAIALLIAVPLGVGTAIFLSEDFLPLPVRTALVFLVELLAAIPSVVYGLWGIAVLIPIISTIGKFLNGNFGWLPIFSTPPVGPGMLPAGVILGIMTLPIITAISRDSLVSLPPELRQASLGLGATRWTTIFRVLVPAAFSGIVGGIMLGLGRAMGETMAATLLIGNSNQLSLSVLAPANTIASLMANQFAEASGLQVAALMYTGLILFILTLIVNILAEWIVSQVRAKYN comes from the coding sequence ATGATTTCAGATAATAACAGCGCTCAACCACAGAGCCGATCGCGCTCTGGGGCAGAAAAGTCTTTAGACCAAGGCTTTATCTGGCTCACGCGGATTTTGGGCATAGGAGTTGGTGTAATTTTGCTGGTAATCGCGCTCACCGTTGGTTACAGGGCTTTACCGGCGATTCAACAGTACGGTTTGGGCTTTCTATTTGGCAGTAGCTGGAATCCGGTTAAAGAAGAGTACGGCGCGCTGCCGATGATTTACGGGACGATCGTCAGTTCGGCGATCGCGCTCCTAATTGCAGTACCATTAGGAGTAGGGACTGCCATCTTCTTGAGTGAAGATTTTTTGCCGCTGCCAGTGCGTACAGCTTTGGTTTTTTTAGTAGAACTTTTAGCCGCCATTCCCAGCGTAGTCTACGGTTTGTGGGGAATTGCTGTATTGATTCCCATTATTAGCACTATCGGAAAGTTTCTCAACGGTAACTTCGGATGGCTGCCGATTTTTAGCACTCCGCCAGTCGGCCCGGGAATGTTGCCAGCCGGAGTAATTTTGGGAATCATGACTTTGCCCATTATTACTGCTATCTCCCGCGACTCTTTGGTAAGTCTCCCGCCCGAATTGCGGCAAGCATCTCTAGGTTTAGGAGCTACTCGCTGGACAACAATTTTTAGAGTGCTCGTACCAGCGGCTTTTTCCGGCATTGTCGGCGGAATTATGCTCGGGCTTGGTCGCGCCATGGGAGAAACAATGGCTGCAACTCTGTTAATTGGCAATTCCAATCAGTTAAGTCTTTCAGTGCTAGCTCCGGCAAATACTATTGCTTCTTTGATGGCAAATCAGTTTGCGGAAGCCTCCGGGTTGCAAGTAGCAGCTCTGATGTACACGGGGCTAATTCTGTTTATTCTGACATTGATTGTTAATATTTTGGCAGAGTGGATTGTTTCTCAAGTCAGAGCGAAGTATAACTAA
- the pstA gene encoding phosphate ABC transporter permease PstA, translated as MSNISSDDRNPYASNPGSLKKVKGSPQSLFNIAMTVLAGACLAISLLPLFAVLSYVTVQGFNRLNLDLFTKLPPPPGLSGGGIANAIVGTLMTVGIASLIAVPFGVLAAVYLSEFSKGQIARWVRFATNVLSGVPSIIAGVFAYGLFVVNMGGFSAIAGGAALAVLMLPTIVRTTDEALQIVPQDIRWASVGVGASNYQTVLQVVLPAAIPAILTGVTLAIARAAGETAPLIFTALNSPFWPAGFDKPTPSLSVLVYNFATVPFKAQKELAWAASLILVLMVLLTSILSRWATHKKVY; from the coding sequence ATGTCAAATATCTCATCGGACGATCGCAATCCTTATGCCTCGAATCCAGGCAGTTTGAAGAAGGTTAAAGGCAGTCCGCAATCGCTGTTCAATATCGCGATGACGGTACTAGCAGGAGCCTGTTTAGCAATTAGTCTTTTGCCTTTGTTTGCAGTGCTTTCCTACGTCACCGTACAAGGTTTCAATCGCCTGAATTTAGACTTGTTTACCAAGCTGCCACCTCCGCCCGGACTATCGGGAGGCGGTATTGCTAATGCAATTGTCGGTACGTTAATGACCGTAGGAATTGCTTCTCTAATTGCTGTTCCTTTTGGCGTGTTGGCAGCAGTTTATTTGTCTGAATTTAGCAAAGGCCAAATCGCTCGCTGGGTGCGCTTTGCTACTAATGTCCTCAGCGGAGTTCCTTCGATTATTGCAGGGGTATTTGCCTACGGTTTGTTCGTGGTAAATATGGGAGGTTTTTCGGCAATTGCGGGGGGCGCGGCGCTGGCCGTGCTGATGTTGCCGACGATTGTGCGGACTACTGACGAAGCTCTACAAATAGTCCCGCAAGATATTAGATGGGCGTCGGTTGGTGTGGGTGCTTCTAATTATCAAACGGTATTGCAGGTGGTTTTGCCTGCGGCAATTCCCGCTATTTTAACGGGTGTGACTCTGGCAATTGCTCGCGCTGCTGGAGAAACTGCTCCTTTGATTTTCACGGCGCTCAATTCGCCTTTTTGGCCGGCAGGATTTGATAAACCAACTCCGAGTCTTTCGGTTTTGGTGTACAACTTTGCAACGGTTCCTTTTAAGGCCCAGAAAGAATTGGCTTGGGCTGCATCTTTGATTTTGGTGTTGATGGTTTTGCTGACGAGTATTCTTTCTCGCTGGGCTACTCACAAAAAAGTGTATTGA
- the pstB gene encoding phosphate ABC transporter ATP-binding protein, with protein MMMDLDKQTETVLRTENINIFYGGFHAVKNVSMEIPKNRITALIGPSGCGKSTILRCFNRLNDLVSGFRLEGRIDYQGQNLYDPDIDAVEVRRKIGMVFQKPNPFPKSIYDNIAYGARVNNYKGDMDELVEKSLSQAYLWDEVKDKLKQSGFSLSGGQQQRLCIARAIAINPDVVLMDEPCASLDPISTIKIEELMRELKEKYTIVIVTHNMQQASRVSDLTAFFNAKLSDDGKRFGYLVECDKTEVIFQSPKEESTLDYVSGRFG; from the coding sequence ATGATGATGGATTTAGACAAGCAAACCGAAACAGTTTTACGGACAGAAAATATCAATATTTTTTACGGCGGTTTTCACGCGGTTAAAAATGTTTCAATGGAGATTCCTAAAAATCGCATTACTGCCTTGATTGGGCCGTCGGGCTGCGGTAAAAGTACAATTCTGCGATGTTTTAACCGCCTCAACGATTTAGTTAGCGGTTTTCGTTTAGAGGGTAGAATTGATTACCAGGGTCAAAATCTTTACGATCCTGATATTGATGCTGTGGAGGTGCGCCGCAAGATTGGGATGGTGTTTCAAAAGCCGAATCCTTTCCCCAAGTCGATTTATGACAACATTGCTTACGGTGCGAGGGTCAACAATTATAAGGGGGATATGGATGAGCTGGTGGAAAAATCGCTCAGCCAAGCTTATTTGTGGGATGAGGTGAAGGATAAGTTGAAGCAAAGCGGTTTTTCTCTTTCGGGTGGCCAGCAGCAGCGTTTGTGTATTGCTAGGGCGATCGCGATTAATCCTGATGTAGTGTTAATGGATGAACCTTGCGCTTCTCTTGACCCGATTTCTACGATTAAGATTGAGGAGTTGATGCGGGAACTCAAGGAGAAGTATACGATCGTGATCGTTACTCACAATATGCAGCAGGCTTCTCGGGTTTCTGACCTGACTGCTTTTTTCAATGCAAAACTTTCTGACGATGGGAAGCGGTTTGGCTATCTTGTGGAGTGTGATAAGACTGAGGTAATTTTCCAAAGTCCGAAGGAAGAGTCTACTTTAGATTATGTGAGCGGCCGTTTTGGTTGA
- a CDS encoding phycobilisome degradation protein nblA, whose amino-acid sequence MDMPTTSLSMEQQFKLQVLREEVKRLSQDQAQEYLLEVMRQNMVKENLFKYWMKKM is encoded by the coding sequence ATGGATATGCCTACAACCAGCCTCAGCATGGAACAGCAGTTCAAACTTCAAGTGCTGCGCGAAGAAGTCAAAAGGTTAAGCCAAGACCAAGCTCAGGAATACTTGCTCGAAGTTATGCGGCAAAACATGGTCAAAGAAAACCTGTTCAAGTATTGGATGAAGAAAATGTGA
- a CDS encoding phycobiliprotein lyase, with the protein MDAMEFFQSSAGEWRSQRSTHHLAFRQAEIGDSNIQVTALAADDARVAEICKMHEVDPSRAAGGAFVTWHGSMAWDKDDENHKGSTVFAIVPDPENPRQGLMLRERGYAEIVPVAGRFEMDDEDGLLLITEYETMSSIERFWFANPNVRMRTSSVKRFGGFSTSTFCTEIRVQPDSDATSEPAAAQVAASEFYSALGW; encoded by the coding sequence ATGGATGCCATGGAGTTTTTTCAAAGCAGTGCTGGGGAGTGGCGTTCTCAGCGCAGCACTCACCATCTCGCTTTTCGTCAAGCGGAGATTGGGGATTCAAATATTCAGGTAACAGCCCTGGCTGCGGATGACGCGAGAGTCGCGGAGATTTGCAAGATGCACGAAGTCGATCCGAGCCGGGCTGCTGGGGGGGCTTTTGTGACTTGGCACGGCTCGATGGCGTGGGATAAGGATGATGAGAATCATAAAGGGTCTACGGTGTTCGCGATCGTCCCCGATCCTGAAAATCCCCGGCAGGGTTTGATGTTGCGCGAACGGGGCTATGCGGAAATTGTGCCGGTGGCTGGCCGTTTTGAGATGGATGATGAGGATGGGCTGCTGCTGATTACGGAATACGAGACGATGAGTTCGATCGAGCGTTTCTGGTTTGCTAATCCGAACGTGCGGATGCGGACGAGTAGCGTAAAACGCTTTGGCGGTTTCAGCACATCGACTTTTTGTACCGAAATTCGGGTGCAACCAGACTCGGATGCAACATCAGAACCCGCAGCAGCTCAAGTGGCCGCCAGCGAGTTTTATTCGGCTCTGGGCTGGTAA
- a CDS encoding phycobilisome rod-core linker polypeptide CpcG codes for MALPLLSYAPKSQNQRVAGFEVGGDEQPRIFTTENVLSPGDMDNLIWAGYRQIYSEHQILKSNRQKSLESQLKFGQITVRDFIRGLATSAPFLERNYQTNSNYRFVEMCVQRILGRDVYSEREKIAWSIVVANKGPQGFIDELVNSEEYLEKFGYDTIPYQQRRILPQRVGGDTPFNLKTPRYSEYHRSQLGFPQIIWQTSVRRFVPQEQQPKAGDPSNYLGMARNMPIPTTPPPRVPLANINIDSMVPRRR; via the coding sequence GTGGCGCTACCTTTATTAAGCTACGCCCCCAAGAGCCAAAACCAGCGCGTTGCTGGTTTTGAAGTGGGGGGCGACGAGCAGCCGAGAATTTTCACAACTGAAAATGTGCTCTCGCCTGGAGACATGGACAATTTGATTTGGGCTGGATATCGCCAGATTTACAGCGAACACCAAATCCTCAAGAGCAACCGCCAAAAGTCTTTGGAGTCGCAACTTAAGTTCGGCCAAATTACTGTGCGGGACTTTATTCGCGGTTTGGCGACTTCTGCTCCTTTCCTAGAGCGGAATTACCAAACTAACAGCAACTATCGGTTTGTGGAAATGTGCGTGCAGCGCATTTTGGGCCGGGATGTGTACAGCGAGCGCGAAAAGATTGCTTGGTCGATCGTAGTAGCCAATAAGGGGCCTCAAGGCTTTATTGACGAGTTGGTCAATAGCGAAGAGTACCTCGAAAAGTTCGGCTATGACACAATACCTTACCAGCAGCGCCGAATTTTGCCTCAGCGAGTTGGAGGGGACACTCCTTTCAATTTGAAGACGCCCCGCTACAGCGAATACCACCGTTCGCAGCTTGGCTTCCCGCAAATCATCTGGCAGACAAGTGTCCGCCGTTTTGTTCCTCAAGAACAGCAGCCGAAGGCTGGCGATCCGTCGAACTATTTGGGTATGGCGCGCAATATGCCCATTCCTACTACTCCGCCGCCGCGCGTGCCTCTGGCTAATATCAATATCGACTCGATGGTTCCCCGTCGCCGGTAA
- a CDS encoding RluA family pseudouridine synthase, whose product MIETDTAAQIYTVENTEEFDRSNVNQRLDIWLSNQIPDLSRSRIQTLISQGNVKVNDETCTSKKISVKTGDRIQIILPEIQATNLQPEAIPLDILYEDDSLIIINKPAGLVVHPAAGHQDGTLVNALLAHCPLAEIGGVQRPGIVHRLDKDTTGAIAIAKTDIAHQHLQAQLKTKTARREYLGIVYGAPNSETGTIDLPIGRHPTDRKKMAVVPVEKGGRPAVTHWKIKEKIGNYCLMHYQLETGRTHQIRVHTAEIKHPIVGDPMYSSNRSIGVNLTGQALHAWRLTLQHPVTGELIEAIAPLPDQFNTLLKILRLRANI is encoded by the coding sequence ATGATAGAAACAGACACTGCGGCACAGATTTACACAGTAGAAAATACAGAGGAATTCGATCGCAGTAATGTCAATCAGCGATTAGATATTTGGCTGTCAAACCAGATACCGGACTTATCCCGATCGCGAATCCAAACTCTCATATCACAAGGCAACGTCAAAGTCAACGACGAAACCTGCACCTCGAAAAAAATATCAGTAAAAACGGGCGATCGCATCCAAATTATCCTACCTGAAATCCAAGCCACAAACTTGCAGCCCGAAGCAATTCCCCTCGACATTCTCTACGAAGACGACAGCCTAATTATCATCAACAAACCAGCCGGATTAGTCGTCCACCCAGCCGCCGGACACCAAGACGGTACATTAGTCAACGCCCTGTTAGCCCACTGTCCCCTAGCAGAAATAGGCGGAGTTCAGCGGCCGGGAATCGTACACAGATTAGACAAAGATACAACGGGTGCGATCGCGATCGCCAAAACCGACATAGCCCACCAACACCTGCAAGCCCAACTCAAAACCAAAACCGCCCGCCGCGAATATTTAGGCATAGTTTACGGTGCTCCCAACAGCGAAACAGGCACAATAGACCTACCCATCGGGCGACATCCCACAGACCGCAAAAAAATGGCAGTAGTACCAGTAGAAAAAGGCGGTCGCCCCGCAGTTACTCACTGGAAAATCAAAGAAAAAATCGGCAACTATTGCTTAATGCACTATCAATTAGAAACCGGCCGCACTCATCAAATTCGCGTGCATACAGCCGAAATAAAACATCCGATTGTGGGCGACCCGATGTACAGTTCCAACCGTTCCATCGGCGTCAATTTAACAGGACAAGCCCTCCACGCATGGCGGCTGACATTGCAGCATCCCGTAACAGGAGAATTAATAGAGGCGATCGCACCTTTGCCCGATCAATTCAACACCCTGCTAAAAATATTGCGGTTGCGGGCTAATATTTGA
- a CDS encoding ATP-dependent DNA helicase RecQ, which produces MKYQPEPISLNQARAAFQKIWGYDDFRPPQGEIVGSLLAGKDTIIIMPTGGGKSICFQLPALLQTGLTLVVSPLVALMENQVQELRDRNLPASLLHSQLPTAQRRQTMQSLQQNKLRLLYLSPETLLSKPVWEIISQPHIQINGLILDEAHCLVQWGDTFRPAYRRLGTVRPALLKAKPEGSKIAIAAFTATANPEAQQTIKNVLQLRKPEAFLLSPYRSNLHLQVQTVWTPRGRKQQLLNFIKERQKQAGLVYVRTRKDSENLADLLDAAGYETAAYHAGLSPESRRKIETAWLNNELKFVTCTSAFGMGINKPDVRWVVHFQAPLLLSEYIQEIGRGGRDGKSAIALTLISEPTGLLYPEDKQRAQFFQDKLRSQYREAQQLAKKLPVKGDIEAVSREFPESDLALSILHSSGQLTWQDPFNYAINKSPQQKAEKLSFTAAEEMAKYLKHRECRWQFLLQAFGFAKEATSMRCGHCDNCR; this is translated from the coding sequence ATGAAATACCAACCAGAACCAATATCATTAAATCAAGCCCGCGCCGCCTTCCAAAAAATCTGGGGATACGACGACTTTCGACCACCCCAAGGAGAAATTGTCGGTAGTTTATTAGCCGGAAAAGATACAATTATAATTATGCCGACAGGTGGTGGCAAATCAATCTGCTTTCAACTGCCAGCTTTGTTGCAAACAGGCTTAACTTTGGTTGTTTCGCCGTTAGTTGCACTGATGGAAAATCAAGTGCAAGAATTGCGCGATCGCAATCTTCCTGCTTCCCTCCTCCACAGTCAATTGCCTACAGCGCAGCGCCGACAAACTATGCAATCGCTGCAACAAAACAAATTAAGATTGCTGTACCTGTCTCCTGAAACGTTACTCAGCAAACCTGTTTGGGAAATTATCAGTCAGCCGCACATCCAAATCAACGGTTTAATATTAGATGAAGCTCACTGTTTAGTGCAGTGGGGTGATACTTTTCGACCAGCTTACCGCCGTTTGGGAACAGTGCGGCCGGCTTTGTTGAAAGCTAAACCCGAAGGAAGTAAAATTGCGATCGCCGCTTTCACCGCTACCGCCAACCCGGAAGCACAGCAGACAATCAAAAATGTATTGCAACTGCGAAAACCAGAAGCCTTTCTGCTAAGTCCGTACCGTTCTAACCTGCACCTGCAAGTGCAGACTGTCTGGACGCCGAGAGGACGCAAGCAGCAATTATTAAATTTTATCAAAGAGCGACAAAAACAAGCAGGTTTAGTCTATGTCCGCACCAGAAAAGATAGCGAAAATTTGGCGGATTTGTTGGACGCAGCAGGTTATGAAACAGCAGCATATCATGCAGGTTTGAGTCCAGAATCACGACGAAAAATAGAAACAGCTTGGCTGAACAATGAGCTTAAATTCGTGACTTGTACGTCAGCATTCGGGATGGGAATTAATAAGCCAGATGTCCGGTGGGTTGTTCACTTTCAAGCACCTTTGCTATTATCGGAATACATTCAGGAAATTGGTAGAGGCGGACGCGACGGCAAATCGGCGATCGCCCTGACATTGATTAGCGAACCTACGGGTTTGCTTTATCCTGAAGATAAACAAAGAGCACAATTTTTTCAAGATAAATTGCGATCGCAATACCGAGAAGCTCAGCAATTAGCAAAAAAACTGCCAGTTAAAGGCGATATAGAAGCAGTTTCCCGTGAATTTCCTGAAAGCGATCTCGCCCTTTCAATCTTGCACAGCAGCGGACAATTAACATGGCAAGATCCTTTTAATTATGCGATCAATAAATCTCCACAGCAAAAAGCGGAAAAATTAAGTTTTACCGCAGCGGAAGAAATGGCAAAATATCTCAAACATCGCGAGTGCAGGTGGCAATTTTTGCTGCAAGCTTTTGGGTTTGCCAAGGAAGCTACATCAATGCGCTGCGGCCACTGCGATAATTGTCGATAG
- a CDS encoding M23 family peptidase, giving the protein MQNSRGPLTAKRFFRLRQMLLLALSIGIVLISPYLQQQVVKAQSGLPNRVATGNLWQEASFPVENFETYTSAFGPRGGDFHYGLDLAAPEGSYIRNWWGGQIVEVWEDGRCGTGMVVRSGNWEHIYCHLRGRVLTANGGRYYTDREGTVQIWQGQTVPAGARIARVGMTGRTSGPHLHWGLKYGGRWVDPALVLREMYAQQS; this is encoded by the coding sequence CTGCAAAACTCTAGAGGCCCGCTGACGGCAAAACGCTTTTTTCGTCTCAGACAGATGCTGCTGCTGGCACTTTCGATCGGCATTGTTTTGATCAGCCCTTATTTACAGCAGCAGGTGGTCAAAGCTCAGTCAGGCTTACCAAACAGAGTAGCGACGGGTAATTTGTGGCAAGAAGCTTCTTTTCCAGTCGAAAACTTTGAAACATACACTTCCGCCTTCGGCCCCCGTGGCGGCGATTTTCATTACGGTTTGGACTTGGCCGCCCCGGAAGGCAGCTATATCCGCAATTGGTGGGGCGGGCAAATTGTGGAAGTTTGGGAAGATGGCCGGTGCGGCACTGGTATGGTGGTGCGATCGGGAAATTGGGAACACATCTACTGTCACCTCAGAGGCCGAGTGCTAACAGCTAACGGCGGGCGTTATTATACCGATCGCGAAGGTACCGTGCAAATTTGGCAAGGTCAAACAGTGCCTGCGGGTGCGAGAATTGCCAGAGTTGGGATGACGGGCCGCACGAGTGGGCCTCACTTGCACTGGGGATTGAAGTACGGCGGCCGCTGGGTAGACCCGGCTTTGGTACTTCGGGAAATGTACGCGCAACAATCTTAA
- the hflB gene encoding ATP-dependent zinc metalloprotease FtsH, which translates to MKNSWKHAWLGHLAVNKDKSSQNPKKSIPGRNLWRILGSLVISQGILLSTPVFADSAPNTMSYSQLIDNIEKGQVSKIEVDETQKTAKVRLKNQKSDLTQSVSLFDYNNRELYSQIRAKKIDFEVKQTADNTAAVSLVVNLLVIFAVLAVLMAILRRSTQSQGNAMNFGKSRARFQMEAKTGVMFDDVAGIEEAKEELQEVVTFLKKPERFNAIGAKIPRGVLLIGPPGTGKTMLAKAIAGEAAVPFFSISGSEFVEMFVGVGASRVRDLFRKAKENSPCIVFIDEIDAVGRQRGAGIGGGNDEREQTLNQLLTEMDGFEGNSGVIVIAATNRPDVLDTALLRPGRFDRQVTVDLPSYKGRLGILQVHARNKKLDPEVALDTIARRTPGFSGADLANLLNEAAILTARRRKDTITNLEVHDAIDRITIGLTLNPLLDSKKKWMTAYHEVGHALVATMLKNADPVEKVTIIPRSGGIEGFTSFVLDDEMLDSEGLRSRALLLNRIKVALGGRAAEAEIYGDAEIDTGAGSDLRKVSSLAREMVTLYGMSDLGPVALESPNNEVFLGQNWNSRSEYSEDMAIKIDRQVREIAFDCYEEARRIIRENRALVDKLVEALLDEETIDGDEFRQIVERYTQLTKKELAPT; encoded by the coding sequence ATGAAAAATTCTTGGAAACACGCATGGCTGGGGCATCTAGCTGTAAACAAAGACAAGTCGAGCCAGAATCCTAAAAAATCAATTCCAGGACGGAATCTTTGGCGCATCCTGGGCAGTTTGGTGATTTCTCAAGGAATATTGCTCTCGACCCCGGTGTTTGCCGACAGCGCGCCAAACACCATGAGTTACAGCCAACTGATCGACAACATAGAAAAAGGCCAAGTCAGTAAAATCGAAGTAGACGAAACTCAAAAAACTGCCAAGGTTAGGCTAAAAAATCAAAAAAGCGATCTAACCCAATCAGTTAGTCTCTTCGATTACAACAACCGAGAACTGTACTCGCAAATCCGCGCCAAAAAGATTGACTTTGAAGTCAAACAAACAGCCGACAACACCGCCGCAGTCAGTTTAGTAGTAAACTTGCTAGTGATTTTTGCAGTCTTGGCAGTGCTGATGGCAATCCTGCGCCGATCGACCCAATCTCAAGGAAATGCCATGAACTTCGGCAAATCCAGAGCTCGTTTCCAAATGGAAGCTAAAACCGGCGTGATGTTCGACGACGTAGCAGGCATCGAAGAAGCTAAAGAAGAACTGCAAGAAGTCGTAACCTTCCTCAAAAAACCCGAACGCTTCAACGCCATCGGCGCCAAAATTCCCAGAGGAGTTCTGTTAATCGGGCCTCCAGGAACCGGCAAAACAATGCTGGCAAAAGCCATCGCAGGCGAAGCAGCCGTCCCCTTCTTCAGCATCTCCGGTTCCGAATTTGTCGAAATGTTTGTCGGAGTCGGCGCCTCCCGCGTCCGCGACTTGTTCCGCAAAGCTAAAGAAAATTCGCCCTGCATCGTCTTCATCGACGAAATAGACGCCGTAGGAAGGCAGCGCGGCGCTGGTATCGGCGGCGGCAACGACGAACGCGAACAAACTCTCAACCAGTTGCTGACAGAGATGGACGGCTTTGAGGGTAACAGTGGCGTGATTGTGATTGCAGCTACTAACCGGCCCGACGTGCTCGATACCGCCCTGCTGCGGCCCGGCAGGTTCGATCGGCAAGTAACGGTAGATTTACCCAGTTACAAAGGGCGTTTGGGGATTTTGCAAGTTCACGCCCGCAACAAAAAACTCGACCCAGAAGTTGCCCTAGACACGATCGCCCGTCGCACTCCCGGCTTTTCCGGTGCCGACTTGGCAAACTTGCTCAACGAAGCAGCTATTCTCACAGCGAGGCGTCGTAAAGACACGATTACTAACTTAGAAGTTCACGACGCGATCGACCGGATCACGATCGGGCTTACCCTCAACCCGCTGCTGGACAGCAAGAAAAAGTGGATGACAGCATACCACGAAGTTGGACACGCCCTAGTCGCGACCATGCTCAAAAATGCTGACCCGGTGGAAAAAGTAACGATTATTCCCCGTTCCGGCGGCATCGAAGGCTTTACTAGCTTTGTGCTCGACGACGAAATGCTCGACAGCGAAGGTTTAAGGAGTCGGGCTTTGCTGTTAAACCGAATTAAAGTAGCTTTGGGGGGACGAGCGGCGGAGGCCGAAATTTATGGCGATGCTGAAATCGACACCGGTGCCGGTAGTGATCTCAGAAAAGTTAGCAGTCTCGCGAGGGAGATGGTAACGCTTTACGGAATGTCGGATTTGGGGCCTGTGGCTTTGGAAAGTCCGAACAATGAGGTGTTTTTGGGCCAGAACTGGAATTCGCGATCCGAGTATTCCGAAGACATGGCAATCAAGATCGATCGGCAAGTCCGGGAAATTGCCTTTGACTGCTACGAAGAAGCTCGCCGAATAATCCGCGAAAATCGGGCTTTGGTAGACAAACTTGTTGAAGCGCTGTTGGATGAAGAAACGATCGACGGCGACGAATTCCGCCAAATTGTCGAGCGGTACACCCAGTTGACCAAAAAAGAGTTAGCCCCAACGTAA
- a CDS encoding NAD(P)H-dependent oxidoreductase produces the protein MVKIVGIGGSLRAGSYSQLALNVAAERAQALGAEVEIFDLRSLNLPFCNGENDYIDYPDVEKLQNAVKQADALILATPEYHGSISGALKNALDLMSFEHLDGKVAGGISVLGGQVNNNALNDLRVILRWVHAWVIPEQIAIGQAWKAFSPEGKLLDEKLSERFDEFARSLVENTRKLRGIS, from the coding sequence ATGGTAAAAATTGTCGGCATTGGTGGAAGTTTGCGGGCTGGCTCCTACAGCCAGTTAGCGTTGAATGTGGCCGCAGAACGGGCGCAAGCCCTGGGCGCGGAAGTTGAAATATTCGATTTGCGATCGCTCAATCTGCCATTCTGCAATGGTGAGAATGATTATATCGATTACCCCGATGTGGAAAAGCTGCAGAATGCGGTTAAGCAAGCCGACGCCTTGATTTTGGCAACGCCGGAGTATCACGGTAGCATCAGCGGTGCTCTCAAGAATGCCCTGGATTTGATGAGTTTTGAGCATTTGGACGGGAAAGTTGCGGGTGGGATTAGCGTTTTGGGAGGGCAAGTTAACAACAACGCACTCAACGATTTGCGCGTGATTTTGAGATGGGTGCACGCTTGGGTAATTCCCGAACAAATTGCGATCGGACAAGCTTGGAAAGCTTTTAGTCCTGAGGGTAAATTGTTGGATGAAAAACTCTCTGAAAGGTTCGACGAATTTGCTCGGAGTTTAGTAGAAAATACGCGGAAATTGCGAGGAATTTCGTAA
- a CDS encoding YgcG family protein, translating to MTRLLKQLFNWRKYLQPLAATIAIALIASQMAVLPALATGVYEMPVLSAGDRTWVFDKGDVLSRSSESNISSVLDNLENKTGKQVRFVTIHRLDYGETTATFTDQLFEQWFPEKEDQTNQILLVLDTVTNSAAIRTGEGVKSLLPDEIAQSVAGETVQVPLREANKYNEAFAAASTRIATVLSGEPDPGPPEVVDNIQVEGTFKKAEETDQGNATVVVVVLLVLATVIPMVTYFWYQGFS from the coding sequence ATGACCCGACTCCTGAAGCAATTATTTAACTGGAGAAAATATCTCCAACCTTTGGCGGCGACGATCGCGATCGCCCTAATCGCATCCCAGATGGCAGTATTGCCGGCATTGGCGACTGGCGTTTACGAAATGCCCGTGTTGTCGGCGGGCGATCGAACTTGGGTGTTCGACAAAGGCGACGTGCTCAGCCGCAGCAGCGAAAGCAATATCAGCAGCGTGCTCGACAACCTGGAAAACAAAACAGGGAAACAAGTCAGGTTTGTCACCATCCACCGCTTAGACTACGGCGAAACGACTGCCACTTTCACCGACCAACTGTTTGAACAGTGGTTTCCCGAAAAAGAAGACCAGACTAATCAAATTTTACTCGTTCTCGACACTGTTACCAACAGCGCGGCAATTCGGACGGGGGAAGGGGTGAAATCCCTGCTACCCGATGAAATTGCCCAGAGTGTAGCTGGGGAAACCGTGCAAGTGCCCCTGCGGGAAGCCAATAAATACAACGAGGCATTTGCGGCTGCAAGTACGCGCATTGCAACTGTTTTGTCGGGCGAACCCGATCCGGGTCCTCCTGAAGTTGTTGACAACATTCAAGTTGAAGGCACGTTTAAAAAAGCTGAAGAAACAGACCAAGGCAATGCCACAGTTGTTGTGGTTGTGCTGTTGGTGTTGGCGACAGTGATTCCGATGGTGACTTATTTCTGGTATCAAGGTTTTTCGTGA